One genomic segment of Arachis duranensis cultivar V14167 chromosome 4, aradu.V14167.gnm2.J7QH, whole genome shotgun sequence includes these proteins:
- the LOC107484684 gene encoding uncharacterized protein LOC107484684 has translation MPLYAKFLKELINKKRSWHEKETVMLTEECSVVIQRGIPPKLKDPGSFVVSCTIGKMTLEKALCDLGASINLMPLSMMRKLAIEENKPTRMSLVMADRSIKTPNGIVENLLVKVGEFIFLVDFVILDT, from the coding sequence ATGCCTCTATATgcaaagttcttgaaggagctcatcaacaaaaAGAGAAGCTGGCATGAGAAGGAAACCGTCatgctcactgaagaatgtagtgtaGTAATTCAAAGGGGTATTCcaccaaagcttaaagatccagggagttttgtagtTTCATGCACCATAGGCAAGATGACCTTAGAGAAAGCTCTCTGCGATCTAGGTGCTAGCATCAACTTGATGCCCCTCTCAATGATGAgaaagcttgccatagaagaaaaCAAACCTACCAGGATGTCACTTGTAATGGCCGAtagatcaatcaagacacccAATGGAATTGTGGAAAATCTATTAGTGAAGGTTGGAGAGTTTATCTTCCTTGTAGACTTTGTGATCTTGGACACATAA